A single window of Pyxidicoccus xibeiensis DNA harbors:
- the glmU gene encoding bifunctional UDP-N-acetylglucosamine diphosphorylase/glucosamine-1-phosphate N-acetyltransferase GlmU, with protein MTALAAVVLCAGKGTRMKSEKAKVLHPILGRPICAYPLKRALELGASHVVPVVGHQAEAVEKTVRALFPDAPLRFALQREQRGTADAVRSAEEALKGYSGRVLILYGDVPLLRRETLEALLAAHDRTGGPLAMVSTTLEDPTGYGRVIREGGKVARIVEHKDCTPEQLKVRECNAGIYSVDAAFLWKALAQIKPQNAQGEYYLTDLVEMAAKVGPVGSVDADATETAGVNDRVELAARARVLQQRINEAHMRAGVSIQDPATTYIEEGVVVGPDTEVAPMVTLAAGTVVGRGVTIGQGSVLTASTVADGTIIKPYSVLEEAKVGERNVIGPFSRLRPGTELAEDVHLGNFVETKKAKIGKGSKANHLTYLGDASIGAGCNVGAGTITCNYDGVNKHVTELGDGVFIGSDTQLVAPVKVGDGAYVGAGTTVTKNVPPGSLAVSRAPQVTKEGWVAAKKARRAQKA; from the coding sequence ATGACAGCTCTGGCGGCGGTGGTGTTGTGCGCGGGCAAGGGCACGCGGATGAAGTCGGAGAAGGCGAAGGTCCTTCACCCCATCCTCGGGCGGCCCATCTGCGCCTATCCCCTCAAGCGGGCCCTCGAACTGGGTGCCTCGCACGTGGTGCCGGTGGTGGGACACCAGGCGGAGGCGGTGGAGAAGACGGTTCGCGCCCTCTTCCCGGACGCCCCGCTGCGCTTCGCCCTGCAGCGTGAGCAGCGCGGCACCGCGGACGCGGTGCGCTCCGCCGAGGAGGCCCTGAAGGGGTACTCGGGCCGCGTCCTCATCCTCTATGGCGACGTGCCGCTCTTGCGCCGCGAGACGCTGGAGGCGCTGCTGGCCGCGCACGACAGGACGGGCGGCCCCCTGGCGATGGTGTCCACCACACTCGAGGACCCCACCGGCTACGGCCGCGTCATCCGCGAGGGGGGCAAGGTGGCCCGCATCGTGGAGCACAAGGACTGCACCCCGGAGCAACTCAAGGTTCGCGAGTGCAACGCGGGCATCTACTCGGTGGACGCGGCCTTCCTCTGGAAGGCGCTGGCTCAAATCAAGCCGCAGAACGCGCAGGGCGAGTACTACCTCACGGACCTGGTGGAGATGGCCGCGAAGGTGGGCCCGGTGGGCTCGGTGGACGCGGACGCCACGGAGACCGCGGGCGTGAATGACCGCGTGGAGCTGGCCGCGCGCGCTCGCGTCCTCCAGCAGCGCATCAACGAGGCGCACATGCGCGCGGGGGTGTCCATCCAGGACCCGGCCACCACCTACATCGAAGAGGGCGTCGTGGTGGGCCCGGACACCGAGGTGGCCCCCATGGTGACGCTGGCCGCGGGCACCGTGGTGGGCCGGGGTGTCACCATCGGCCAGGGCAGCGTGCTGACGGCCTCCACCGTGGCGGACGGCACCATCATCAAGCCCTACTCCGTGCTGGAGGAGGCGAAGGTGGGCGAGCGGAACGTCATTGGCCCGTTCTCCCGCCTGCGGCCCGGCACGGAGCTGGCCGAAGATGTGCATCTGGGCAACTTCGTGGAAACGAAGAAGGCCAAGATCGGCAAGGGCTCCAAGGCCAACCACCTGACTTACCTGGGCGACGCGAGCATCGGCGCCGGTTGCAACGTCGGGGCGGGCACCATCACCTGTAACTATGACGGGGTGAACAAGCACGTCACGGAGCTGGGTGACGGGGTGTTCATCGGCTCGGACACGCAGCTCGTCGCCCCGGTGAAGGTGGGAGACGGCGCGTATGTCGGTGCGGGCACCACGGTGACGAAAAATGTGCCTCCTGGGAGCCTCGCCGTGTCACGGGCGCCGCAGGTCACCAAGGAGGGCTGGGTGGCCGCGAAGAAGGCTCGCAGGGCGCAGAAGGCCTAG
- a CDS encoding DUF3106 domain-containing protein, translating to MRGLATLGLVVALLAGTVVRAETEAPKTAAERFERMTPEQKEQLRAKLRDFKAMPKDEQERIRGNLERWRKLPPEERERMRANLRELKRLNPTERQALRERARELKKLDPEQRAEMRQRMRQYLKENPDKREQMLENMRRWRQLSPEQRQEVRERMRERRRR from the coding sequence ATGAGAGGCCTGGCGACGCTGGGGCTGGTGGTGGCGCTGCTGGCGGGCACCGTCGTGCGCGCGGAGACGGAGGCGCCGAAGACGGCGGCCGAGCGCTTCGAGCGCATGACGCCCGAGCAGAAGGAGCAGCTGCGCGCGAAGCTGCGCGACTTCAAGGCGATGCCGAAAGACGAGCAGGAGCGCATCCGGGGCAACCTGGAGCGCTGGCGTAAGCTGCCGCCCGAGGAGCGCGAGCGCATGCGCGCCAACCTCCGTGAGCTGAAGCGGCTCAACCCCACCGAGCGACAGGCGCTGCGTGAGCGCGCCCGGGAGCTCAAGAAGCTGGACCCCGAGCAGCGGGCCGAGATGCGCCAGCGCATGCGCCAGTACCTGAAGGAGAACCCCGACAAGCGGGAGCAGATGCTGGAGAACATGCGCCGCTGGCGGCAGCTGTCGCCCGAGCAGCGCCAGGAGGTTCGCGAGCGCATGCGCGAGAGGCGGCGCCGGTGA
- the ggt gene encoding gamma-glutamyltransferase: MKDTSFRSEASRLGARAVGVAVLLAACVAQAARPYRGGAVATAYPQASAAALEMLDKGGNSVDAAVAAAFVGSVVGMYNSGIGGGGFALVHDGKTGETKVLDFREVAPKAATRDMYVKDGQVVPGLSTDGVLSVAVPGAVAGYLQLLKEHGKLPPAVVLAPAINLARKGFWVTPRYQTAVKGRLECLRKDAEASRVFLVKNEQGVPDVPPLGYLLKQPDLARTLSAMAKSGPRAFYAGPVAKAMVDTVQAGGGILTLEDLATYKTRPRPALEGSYRGHRILTMPPPSAGGVAVLQVLGALEKLRPQGLAFRDPDALHLYVEAVRRAYVDRTKFLGDPDFSDVPTARLVSPGHIADLAGSIDPKKATPSASLLAPVAGAKGSTLPQQPAPPPVPAPEKKNTTHVSVIDKDGNAVAMTTTVNYGFGSCVVAKGTGVLLNDEMDDFSAQPGVPNAYGLVTGEPNSIQPGKVPQSSMSPTLVFSKEDPRRVMLAVGSPGGSTIPTTVIQVISHVVDSGMDLTRAVGEGRVHHQYLPDELWVDRWGLEPATLSTLEAKGHKLRRVEQWGDAEAVFSDPKTNLRYSASDPRNEGVALGQD; encoded by the coding sequence GTGAAGGACACGAGCTTCAGGAGTGAAGCCTCGCGCCTGGGTGCGAGGGCCGTGGGAGTCGCGGTGCTGCTGGCGGCGTGTGTGGCACAGGCGGCGCGCCCCTACCGGGGCGGCGCGGTGGCCACGGCGTACCCGCAGGCGAGCGCGGCGGCGCTGGAGATGCTGGACAAGGGCGGCAACTCCGTGGACGCGGCGGTGGCGGCGGCCTTCGTCGGCTCGGTGGTGGGCATGTACAACTCGGGCATCGGCGGGGGCGGCTTCGCGCTGGTGCACGACGGGAAGACGGGCGAGACGAAGGTGCTCGACTTCCGCGAGGTGGCGCCCAAGGCGGCCACGCGCGACATGTACGTCAAGGACGGCCAGGTGGTGCCGGGCCTGTCCACGGACGGCGTGCTGAGCGTGGCGGTGCCGGGCGCGGTGGCCGGCTACCTCCAGCTGCTCAAGGAGCACGGGAAGCTGCCCCCGGCCGTGGTGCTGGCGCCGGCCATCAACCTGGCCCGCAAGGGCTTCTGGGTGACGCCGCGCTACCAGACGGCGGTGAAGGGCCGGCTGGAGTGCCTGCGCAAGGACGCGGAAGCCTCGCGCGTGTTCCTGGTGAAGAACGAGCAGGGCGTGCCGGACGTGCCGCCGCTGGGCTACCTCCTGAAGCAGCCGGACCTGGCGCGCACGCTGAGCGCGATGGCGAAGAGCGGCCCCCGCGCCTTCTATGCGGGCCCGGTGGCCAAGGCCATGGTGGACACGGTGCAGGCGGGCGGCGGCATCCTCACGCTGGAGGACCTGGCCACCTACAAGACGCGCCCCCGGCCCGCGCTGGAGGGCAGCTACCGCGGCCACCGCATCCTCACCATGCCCCCGCCCAGCGCGGGCGGCGTGGCCGTGCTCCAGGTCCTGGGCGCCCTGGAGAAGCTGCGCCCGCAGGGCCTGGCGTTCAGGGACCCGGACGCGCTGCACCTCTACGTGGAGGCGGTGCGACGGGCGTACGTGGACCGGACGAAGTTCCTGGGCGACCCGGACTTCTCGGACGTGCCCACCGCGCGGCTGGTGTCCCCCGGCCACATCGCGGACCTGGCGGGCTCCATCGACCCGAAGAAGGCCACGCCCAGCGCGTCGCTGCTGGCGCCCGTGGCCGGCGCGAAGGGCTCCACGCTGCCGCAGCAGCCGGCGCCGCCGCCCGTCCCCGCGCCGGAGAAGAAGAACACCACGCACGTCTCGGTCATCGACAAGGACGGCAACGCGGTGGCGATGACGACCACGGTGAACTACGGCTTCGGCTCGTGCGTGGTGGCCAAGGGCACGGGCGTGCTGCTCAACGACGAGATGGACGACTTCTCGGCGCAGCCCGGCGTGCCCAACGCGTACGGCCTGGTGACGGGCGAGCCCAACTCGATTCAGCCCGGCAAGGTGCCGCAGTCCTCCATGTCGCCCACGCTGGTGTTCTCCAAGGAGGACCCCAGGCGGGTGATGCTGGCGGTGGGCAGCCCGGGCGGCTCGACGATTCCGACCACCGTCATCCAGGTCATCAGCCACGTGGTGGACAGCGGCATGGACCTGACGCGCGCGGTGGGCGAGGGGCGCGTGCACCACCAGTACCTGCCGGACGAGCTGTGGGTGGACCGGTGGGGCCTGGAGCCGGCCACGCTGTCCACGCTGGAGGCGAAGGGCCACAAGCTTCGCCGGGTGGAGCAGTGGGGAGACGCGGAGGCGGTGTTCAGCGACCCGAAGACGAACCTGCGCTACTCCGCGAGCGACCCGCGCAACGAGGGCGTGGCCCTGGGGCAGGACTGA
- a CDS encoding anti-sigma factor family protein — MSCGFEEDLTAYVDGELPPARRAEVEGHLGACAGCRATHALLRNAVARLAELPAFEPSANTRRAVMAKLDALPAPWWERLKALLRPAVLVPSVGLAAAVGVALLLVGPGADAPPELADPVMLELAANLELVEDYEVLGLDSAEDLEVVANLHELEVGQ; from the coding sequence ATGAGCTGTGGTTTCGAGGAAGACCTGACGGCGTACGTGGACGGGGAGCTGCCCCCCGCCCGCCGCGCGGAGGTGGAGGGCCACCTGGGCGCCTGCGCCGGGTGCCGCGCCACACACGCGCTGTTGCGCAATGCCGTGGCGCGGCTGGCGGAGCTGCCGGCCTTCGAGCCCTCGGCGAACACGCGGCGCGCGGTGATGGCGAAGCTGGATGCGCTGCCCGCGCCGTGGTGGGAGCGGCTGAAGGCGCTGCTGCGTCCGGCCGTGCTGGTGCCCTCCGTGGGCCTGGCCGCGGCGGTGGGCGTGGCGCTGCTGCTGGTGGGCCCCGGCGCCGACGCGCCGCCCGAGCTGGCGGACCCGGTGATGCTGGAGCTGGCCGCCAACCTGGAGCTGGTCGAGGACTACGAGGTGCTGGGACTCGACAGCGCTGAAGATTTGGAGGTCGTCGCGAACCTCCACGAGCTGGAGGTGGGGCAATGA
- the glmS gene encoding glutamine--fructose-6-phosphate transaminase (isomerizing) codes for MCGIVGYVGDKESAPILVSGLKKLEYRGYDSAGVAVVSRNQLNVVRATGKLRNLENRVVADQPQGTIGIGHTRWATHGRPSDENAHPHTYKNVAVVHNGIIENHLALKEQLRARGHVFSSETDTEVFAHLISEELERGLELPDAVRAAIEHVKGTYALAVVTGSDPNRIVCTKNASPMVLGLGQGQNFIASDVPAVLEHTRDIVYMEEGDLAIVTAAKVDIYNRQGQMVNRPTRRIDWTPMMAEKGGHKHFMHKEIWEQPRAVGDTLRGRMLLSEGDVHFEGWNLSPEKVRSLTKITILACGTSWHSGVAGKHMIESLARMPVEVELASEFRYRDPIVDSTHLAIAISQSGETADTLAAFKEAKARGATAMAICNVIGSAMTREAEFSVLTNAGPEIGVASTKAFTTQLVALYLLAVKLGRMRGTLTVQAAQEHLTHLTEIPKMIEEVLKCEPQVKRVAREFMNAQDFLFLGRGPMHPVALEGALKLKEISYIHAEGYAGGEMKHGPIALIDEKMPVVVIAPKLPHVAYEKIIGNIEEVRARGGKVIAVIDEDDNHVTSLADHVIRIPAACALLAPVVATIPLQLLAYHVAEMRGNDVDQPRNLAKSVTVE; via the coding sequence ATGTGCGGAATCGTTGGCTATGTCGGTGACAAGGAGTCGGCTCCCATCCTGGTGTCCGGGCTGAAGAAGCTCGAGTACCGGGGATATGACTCCGCGGGTGTCGCGGTGGTGAGCCGCAATCAGCTCAACGTGGTGCGTGCCACGGGCAAGCTGCGCAACCTGGAGAACCGGGTGGTGGCGGACCAGCCGCAGGGCACCATCGGCATCGGCCACACGCGGTGGGCCACGCATGGGCGGCCCTCGGACGAGAATGCCCACCCGCACACGTACAAGAACGTGGCGGTGGTCCACAACGGCATCATCGAGAACCACCTGGCGCTCAAGGAGCAGCTGCGCGCGCGCGGGCATGTCTTCTCCTCGGAGACGGACACGGAGGTCTTCGCCCACCTCATCTCGGAGGAGCTGGAGCGCGGCCTGGAGCTGCCGGACGCGGTGCGCGCGGCCATCGAGCACGTGAAGGGCACGTACGCGCTGGCGGTGGTGACGGGCAGCGACCCCAACCGCATCGTCTGCACCAAGAATGCGTCTCCCATGGTGCTGGGGCTCGGCCAGGGACAGAACTTCATCGCCAGCGACGTGCCGGCGGTGCTCGAGCACACGCGCGACATCGTCTACATGGAGGAGGGTGACCTGGCCATCGTCACCGCCGCCAAGGTGGACATCTACAACCGCCAGGGGCAGATGGTGAACCGCCCCACGCGCCGCATCGACTGGACGCCGATGATGGCGGAGAAGGGCGGCCACAAGCACTTCATGCACAAGGAGATCTGGGAGCAGCCTCGCGCGGTCGGCGACACGCTGCGCGGCCGGATGCTCCTGTCCGAGGGCGACGTCCACTTCGAGGGCTGGAACCTGTCCCCGGAGAAGGTCCGCTCGCTCACGAAGATTACCATCCTGGCCTGCGGCACCTCGTGGCACTCGGGTGTGGCCGGCAAGCACATGATCGAGTCGCTGGCGCGCATGCCCGTCGAGGTGGAGCTGGCGAGCGAGTTCCGCTACCGCGACCCCATCGTCGACAGCACGCACCTGGCCATCGCCATCAGCCAGTCCGGTGAGACGGCGGACACGCTGGCGGCCTTCAAGGAGGCCAAGGCGCGCGGGGCCACGGCCATGGCCATCTGCAACGTCATCGGCAGCGCGATGACGCGTGAGGCGGAGTTCTCCGTGCTCACCAACGCGGGCCCGGAGATTGGCGTCGCGTCCACCAAGGCCTTCACCACCCAGCTGGTCGCCCTGTACCTGCTGGCGGTGAAGCTGGGCCGGATGCGCGGCACCCTCACGGTGCAGGCGGCGCAGGAGCACCTGACGCACCTGACCGAGATTCCGAAGATGATCGAGGAAGTGCTCAAGTGCGAGCCGCAGGTGAAGCGCGTCGCGCGTGAGTTCATGAACGCGCAGGACTTCCTGTTCCTCGGCCGCGGCCCCATGCACCCGGTGGCGCTGGAGGGCGCGCTCAAGCTGAAGGAAATCTCGTACATCCACGCGGAGGGCTACGCCGGCGGTGAGATGAAGCACGGCCCCATCGCCCTCATCGACGAGAAGATGCCGGTGGTGGTGATTGCGCCGAAGCTGCCGCACGTCGCCTACGAGAAGATCATCGGCAACATCGAGGAGGTCCGCGCGCGCGGCGGCAAGGTCATTGCCGTCATCGACGAGGACGACAACCACGTCACCAGCCTGGCCGACCACGTCATCCGGATTCCCGCGGCCTGCGCGCTGCTGGCGCCGGTGGTGGCCACCATTCCGCTGCAGCTCCTCGCGTACCACGTGGCGGAGATGCGCGGGAATGACGTGGACCAGCCGCGCAACCTCGCCAAGAGCGTGACGGTGGAGTAG
- a CDS encoding serine/threonine-protein kinase, with product MLVAVPRPVEVPSRRFGQYLLRTRLGSGGMAEVFLADAVDHRGQPFSVALKLMRRDVPAEAFADEADLMGLLEHPNLVQRLEVGEAFGRPFIAMELLVGGDLGGLMRTLKQQRQPFPQGMAVHVCLELLRGLAYFHQARTRSGRPLGLVHGDVNPANVFFSGDGDVKLGDFGVAKAQGANIGPEDGVAAGKLHYLSPEQTRGEPLTPASDVFAVGIVLHELLVGAHPFQREQTDPDIVMAAIRAARLHLPFTMDRTLAAILRKALAPDVATRYRTAGELAGALLTWSLDTGESPTRADLRHWLAESLGLIG from the coding sequence ATGCTCGTCGCGGTCCCCCGCCCCGTCGAGGTGCCCTCTCGCCGTTTCGGCCAGTACCTGCTGCGCACGCGCCTCGGCTCGGGAGGCATGGCAGAGGTGTTCCTCGCGGACGCGGTGGATCACCGCGGCCAGCCCTTCAGCGTGGCCCTCAAGCTGATGCGCCGGGACGTGCCCGCGGAAGCGTTCGCCGACGAGGCGGACCTGATGGGCCTGCTGGAGCACCCCAACCTCGTGCAGCGCCTGGAGGTCGGTGAGGCCTTCGGCCGGCCCTTCATAGCCATGGAGCTGCTGGTGGGCGGCGACCTGGGCGGGCTGATGCGCACGCTGAAGCAGCAGCGCCAGCCCTTCCCTCAAGGCATGGCCGTGCACGTGTGCCTGGAGCTGCTGCGCGGGCTGGCCTACTTCCACCAGGCGCGTACGCGCAGCGGCCGGCCGCTGGGGCTGGTGCACGGCGACGTCAACCCCGCCAACGTCTTCTTCTCCGGTGACGGAGACGTGAAGCTCGGCGACTTCGGCGTGGCCAAGGCGCAGGGAGCGAACATCGGCCCCGAGGACGGCGTGGCCGCGGGCAAGCTGCACTACCTCTCCCCCGAGCAGACCCGCGGAGAGCCGCTCACGCCCGCCTCCGACGTCTTCGCGGTGGGCATCGTCCTGCACGAGCTGCTGGTGGGCGCACACCCCTTCCAGCGAGAGCAGACGGACCCGGACATCGTGATGGCGGCCATCCGCGCGGCGCGCCTCCACCTGCCCTTCACGATGGACCGGACGCTGGCCGCCATCCTCCGCAAGGCGCTGGCGCCGGACGTGGCCACCCGCTACCGCACCGCGGGCGAGCTGGCCGGCGCGCTCCTCACCTGGTCCCTGGACACCGGCGAGTCCCCCACGCGCGCGGACCTGCGGCACTGGCTCGCCGAGTCGCTGGGCCTCATCGGCTAG
- a CDS encoding RNA polymerase sigma factor: protein MSVVDEDSDAQAMLKVAAGDRQAFAWLFDRYHASVARFAFRFVGDRERAEELTQDIFVKLYKNARAYKPTARFKTFLFRVATNHCLNEVRRGEYRVEHTSSETPEGEETGAVEMAGPEGDRPDQALAGRELERAVGAALGDMTERERAAFTMCRFEGMAYRDIAEALEASEAAVKSLIHRATLAVARRIEELQAGAAPARSRA, encoded by the coding sequence ATGTCGGTCGTGGACGAGGATTCGGACGCACAGGCGATGCTGAAGGTGGCCGCGGGAGACCGCCAGGCGTTTGCCTGGCTGTTCGACCGCTACCACGCGAGCGTGGCGCGCTTCGCGTTCCGCTTCGTGGGGGACCGGGAGCGGGCGGAGGAGCTGACGCAGGACATCTTCGTGAAGCTCTACAAGAACGCCAGGGCCTACAAGCCGACGGCCCGGTTCAAGACCTTCCTCTTCCGGGTGGCCACCAACCACTGCCTCAACGAGGTGCGGCGCGGCGAGTACCGCGTGGAGCACACCTCGTCGGAGACGCCGGAGGGCGAGGAGACGGGAGCGGTGGAGATGGCGGGCCCGGAGGGAGACAGGCCGGACCAGGCGCTGGCGGGACGGGAGCTGGAGCGGGCGGTGGGCGCGGCGCTGGGGGACATGACGGAGCGCGAGCGCGCGGCCTTCACCATGTGCCGCTTCGAGGGCATGGCATACCGGGACATCGCGGAGGCGCTCGAGGCGAGCGAGGCCGCCGTGAAGAGCCTCATCCACCGCGCGACGCTGGCGGTGGCGCGAAGAATCGAAGAGCTGCAGGCGGGCGCCGCGCCCGCGAGGAGCAGGGCATGA
- the recA gene encoding recombinase RecA — MAGNQEKEKAIELAMSAVERQFGKGSIMRLGKDEPLLRDVQAISTGSISLDIALGVGGVPKGRIIEIFGPESSGKTTLCLHIVAEAQKRGGVCGYVDAEHALDVGYARKLGVRTDDLLLSQPDTGEQGLEIAEMLVRSGAIDVLVVDSVAALVPKAELEGEMGDAHMGVQARLMSQALRKLTGTISKSQTCVIFINQIRMKIGVMFGNPETTTGGNALKFYASQRLDIRRIGAIKNGENVVGSRTRVKVVKNKVAPPFKEVEFDIMYGTGISREGDLIDLASNDNIVEKSGSWFSFNGERIGQGRENAKDYLKEHPEVAKEIEARVFEKYGINKAPVAAAPAAEEPAAEGGSEKRARVKAVK; from the coding sequence ATGGCCGGAAATCAGGAGAAGGAAAAGGCGATCGAACTGGCGATGTCCGCGGTGGAGCGCCAGTTCGGCAAGGGTTCCATCATGCGGCTCGGCAAGGACGAGCCGCTGCTGCGCGACGTTCAGGCCATTTCGACGGGCTCGATCTCCCTGGACATCGCCCTGGGCGTGGGTGGTGTGCCGAAGGGCCGCATCATCGAAATCTTCGGGCCGGAGTCCTCCGGCAAGACGACGCTGTGCCTCCACATCGTCGCCGAGGCCCAGAAGCGCGGCGGCGTCTGCGGCTACGTGGACGCGGAGCACGCGCTCGACGTGGGCTACGCCCGCAAGCTGGGCGTGCGCACCGATGACCTGCTGCTCAGCCAGCCGGACACCGGTGAGCAGGGCCTCGAAATCGCGGAGATGCTCGTGCGCTCGGGCGCCATCGACGTGCTGGTGGTGGACTCGGTCGCCGCGCTCGTGCCCAAGGCCGAGCTCGAGGGCGAGATGGGCGACGCCCACATGGGCGTGCAGGCCCGCCTCATGAGCCAGGCGCTCCGCAAGCTGACGGGCACCATCTCGAAGAGCCAGACGTGCGTCATCTTCATCAACCAGATCCGCATGAAGATTGGCGTGATGTTCGGCAACCCCGAGACGACGACGGGCGGCAACGCGCTGAAGTTCTACGCGTCGCAGCGCCTGGACATCCGCCGCATCGGCGCCATCAAGAACGGCGAGAACGTGGTGGGCAGCCGCACCCGCGTGAAGGTCGTGAAGAACAAGGTGGCCCCCCCGTTCAAGGAGGTCGAGTTCGACATCATGTACGGCACGGGCATCTCCCGTGAGGGCGACCTCATCGACCTGGCCTCCAACGACAACATCGTGGAGAAGAGCGGCAGCTGGTTCTCCTTCAACGGAGAGCGCATCGGCCAGGGCCGGGAGAACGCCAAGGACTACCTCAAGGAGCACCCCGAGGTGGCCAAGGAAATCGAAGCCCGCGTCTTCGAGAAGTACGGCATCAACAAGGCGCCAGTCGCCGCCGCGCCCGCCGCCGAGGAGCCCGCGGCCGAGGGTGGCAGCGAGAAGCGCGCTCGCGTGAAGGCCGTGAAGTAG
- a CDS encoding TatD family hydrolase, translated as MPAPLSIFDAHLHPEGLSDQDLESMRFFGVERALVVAHHFPEPTSKALLRHFDDLVERQLPRLERAGIRAWAALGVHPRCIPRRGLSEVLSALPDYFQGGRVVALGETGLHAGGEEEEEAFLEQLALARSLKLRVVVHTPTVDKERHTRRILTLLRQSGVLPSRVLVDHANARTVRTILEVGHWAGLTLHPEALKAERAVAVVRRLGSERLMLNSDAGDGAGDILGLARTANLLAKANLSERIVRRIAHENAGRFFQITG; from the coding sequence GTGCCGGCGCCCCTCTCCATCTTCGACGCGCACCTGCACCCCGAGGGCCTGAGCGACCAGGACCTGGAGTCCATGCGCTTCTTCGGGGTGGAGCGGGCCCTCGTCGTGGCGCACCACTTCCCGGAGCCCACGTCCAAGGCGCTGCTGCGCCACTTCGATGACCTGGTGGAGCGCCAGCTCCCCCGGCTGGAGCGGGCCGGCATCCGCGCCTGGGCCGCGCTGGGCGTGCACCCGCGCTGCATCCCCCGGCGCGGACTGTCCGAGGTCCTCTCCGCGCTGCCGGACTACTTCCAGGGTGGCCGCGTGGTGGCGCTGGGCGAGACGGGGCTGCACGCGGGCGGCGAAGAGGAGGAGGAGGCCTTCCTGGAGCAGCTCGCGCTGGCGCGCAGCCTCAAGCTGCGCGTGGTGGTGCACACGCCCACCGTCGACAAGGAGCGCCACACCCGGCGCATCCTCACGCTGCTGCGCCAGTCCGGCGTGCTGCCCTCGCGCGTGCTGGTGGACCACGCCAACGCGCGCACGGTGCGCACCATCCTCGAGGTGGGCCACTGGGCCGGGCTGACGCTGCACCCGGAGGCCCTCAAGGCCGAGCGCGCGGTGGCCGTGGTGCGGCGGCTGGGCAGCGAGCGGCTGATGCTCAACTCGGACGCGGGCGACGGCGCCGGAGACATCCTCGGCCTGGCGCGCACCGCCAACCTCCTGGCCAAGGCCAACCTCTCCGAGCGCATCGTCCGCCGCATCGCCCACGAGAACGCCGGCCGCTTCTTCCAGATAACCGGCTGA